A section of the Methanoregula formicica SMSP genome encodes:
- a CDS encoding cobalt-precorrin-7 (C(5))-methyltransferase → MKIIGVGCGPGLLTELAIKELRAARNVYGSDRAIELARPFLSASCRVKSIDDFKALSRLPQDSVILSTGDPMLAGLGYLQGEVIPGISSLQIATARLHIPQSRVAVVVAHGRGHEKGMADTLEEVKRGKIVFLLADPKFDDEELYARLQRLGLPLQVAVCENLGYPDEKITVGPIAEPPVTTADLYSLVIGNF, encoded by the coding sequence ATGAAGATCATCGGCGTTGGCTGCGGCCCGGGGCTGCTTACGGAACTGGCAATCAAGGAACTCCGTGCTGCACGGAACGTGTACGGCTCGGACCGGGCCATCGAGCTTGCCCGGCCGTTCCTCTCTGCCTCGTGCCGCGTCAAGTCCATCGATGATTTCAAGGCCCTCTCCCGCCTTCCGCAGGACTCGGTGATCCTCTCAACCGGTGACCCGATGCTCGCCGGTCTCGGGTACCTGCAGGGAGAAGTAATTCCCGGGATCTCCTCGCTCCAGATCGCCACCGCCCGCTTGCACATTCCTCAATCCCGTGTCGCGGTAGTCGTTGCCCACGGGCGCGGGCACGAGAAGGGCATGGCCGATACGCTCGAAGAGGTGAAACGAGGAAAGATAGTGTTTCTCCTTGCCGACCCGAAGTTCGATGATGAGGAACTCTATGCCCGGCTCCAGCGGCTCGGGCTGCCCCTGCAGGTCGCAGTCTGCGAAAACCTCGGGTACCCGGACGAGAAGATCACAGTCGGGCCGATCGCAGAACCGCCCGTGACAACCGCGGACCTGTACTCGCTCGTGATCGGGAATTTCTAA
- a CDS encoding cobalt-precorrin-5B (C(1))-methyltransferase, producing the protein MRDPVTGFVYPEAWVEKCQRPGQLPLVERGLAVLTSSGTVLTRGFTTGTTAAAACKAAVLSRAGRPFTSVPIALPCCLTVNVPAEGSGGQGSARKVPGDYPGDVTAGLLFVAEAVPKNKGIIISFGEGVGRFARDTPRYKAGTPAVSPPALACIHIAVEEAMKEAGFFGIEIRLTIPQGREIGKITLNPRIGVMDGISILGTTGLVEPWDDHLTESTLERIAAADEPVLTTGRVGLRFARLMFPAHEVILIGGKIDRSVAAVRNKAILFGLPALILRYINPQVLEGTGSATVEELSVTPAFPAIVQKNLAAFKKRFPQIRVVLVNREGEIIGESA; encoded by the coding sequence ATGCGTGATCCGGTTACCGGTTTTGTTTATCCTGAAGCCTGGGTGGAGAAGTGCCAGCGGCCCGGCCAGCTCCCGCTCGTTGAACGCGGCCTTGCAGTCCTGACATCATCGGGCACGGTCCTTACCCGGGGATTTACCACCGGAACAACGGCGGCAGCGGCATGCAAGGCAGCGGTCCTCTCGCGGGCCGGCAGACCGTTCACTTCCGTCCCCATCGCCCTCCCGTGCTGCCTGACCGTCAACGTTCCGGCCGAAGGATCCGGCGGGCAGGGTTCTGCCCGGAAAGTGCCCGGGGATTACCCGGGCGATGTAACGGCCGGGCTCCTCTTTGTTGCCGAGGCAGTGCCGAAGAACAAGGGGATAATAATCTCCTTCGGTGAAGGTGTCGGCCGGTTCGCCCGGGATACTCCCCGGTACAAGGCCGGCACGCCTGCAGTCAGCCCCCCGGCCCTTGCCTGTATTCATATCGCGGTCGAGGAAGCAATGAAGGAGGCCGGGTTTTTCGGTATCGAGATCCGGCTCACGATCCCGCAAGGCAGGGAGATCGGGAAGATCACCCTCAATCCCCGCATCGGCGTCATGGACGGGATCTCTATTCTTGGTACAACGGGCCTGGTCGAGCCGTGGGACGACCACCTGACCGAGTCCACGCTCGAGCGGATCGCCGCAGCGGACGAGCCGGTCCTCACCACCGGCCGGGTCGGACTCCGGTTCGCCCGGCTGATGTTCCCGGCACATGAGGTGATCCTGATTGGCGGGAAGATCGACCGGTCGGTTGCCGCAGTGAGAAATAAGGCGATCCTTTTTGGCCTCCCCGCACTCATCCTCCGGTACATCAACCCGCAGGTACTGGAAGGCACCGGGTCGGCAACGGTCGAGGAACTCTCGGTCACCCCGGCATTCCCCGCGATCGTTCAGAAGAACCTTGCCGCATTCAAAAAACGGTTTCCGCAGATCCGCGTGGTGCTCGTGAACCGCGAAGGTGAGATTATCGGAGAGAGTGCATGA
- a CDS encoding precorrin-8X methylmutase: MSKESSRHAGTTKNTYIDVGADTQEGYAISTKSRALAREAIGNETPEDRVKQRCSIAVGDFAMADLMRFCHNPIPAVIAALKKGAPIITDIRMVQIGIQKKGHKSEVLCALDFGADIVKERGITRSSAGFIALKDRLPDSIVVIGNAPSALLSLCAMVKKGVRPAAIIGAPVGFVNAAESKALLRTIDIPSISSEGTRGGTPVAVAAANECITMFIEETDA; encoded by the coding sequence ATGTCAAAGGAATCATCACGCCACGCGGGTACCACAAAAAATACGTATATTGATGTCGGGGCCGACACGCAGGAAGGCTACGCGATCTCGACGAAATCGCGGGCACTGGCACGCGAAGCCATCGGCAACGAGACGCCCGAGGACCGCGTGAAGCAGCGGTGCTCGATCGCGGTCGGGGACTTTGCCATGGCGGATCTGATGCGGTTCTGCCACAACCCCATCCCCGCCGTCATCGCGGCGCTGAAGAAAGGAGCCCCGATCATCACTGACATCCGCATGGTGCAGATCGGGATCCAGAAGAAGGGACACAAGAGCGAGGTGCTCTGCGCACTCGATTTCGGTGCCGATATCGTAAAGGAGCGGGGGATCACGAGGAGCTCGGCCGGGTTCATCGCGCTGAAGGACCGGCTGCCGGACTCCATTGTCGTGATCGGAAACGCACCCTCGGCACTTCTCTCGCTCTGCGCAATGGTGAAGAAAGGCGTCCGGCCCGCGGCCATCATCGGAGCCCCGGTTGGGTTTGTCAATGCCGCAGAGAGCAAAGCGCTGCTCCGGACGATTGACATCCCGTCCATCTCTTCCGAAGGCACGCGGGGCGGCACGCCGGTCGCGGTTGCCGCAGCAAACGAATGCATCACGATGTTCATCGAGGAAACGGATGCGTGA
- the cobJ gene encoding precorrin-3B C(17)-methyltransferase, whose translation MKGSLAIVGLGPGLLDYMTPCAMKAIAKAEYVLGHSTYLKPLIPLLEGKQVISSTMGKEVDRARQAIDLARTHHVAIVSGGDAGVYGMASIVLEVLEHDGADIPVEIVPGITAANAAASRLGSPLSGDFAVISLSDLLTPLEVIEARLDAVFTLGIPVVLYNPKSRGRPHNLALAVSLARKHLKPETPVGIVRNALREDEATRVTTLGEIETIMDKIDMHTAVIIGGAESRIWRRGDDVKGIITPRGYHKKYVY comes from the coding sequence ATGAAAGGATCGCTTGCCATTGTCGGTCTCGGGCCGGGCCTGCTCGACTACATGACGCCCTGTGCGATGAAAGCGATCGCAAAGGCGGAGTACGTGCTCGGCCACTCTACCTATCTCAAGCCGCTCATCCCGCTGCTGGAAGGCAAGCAGGTCATCAGCAGCACGATGGGAAAAGAGGTGGACCGGGCCCGGCAGGCCATCGACCTTGCCCGGACGCATCATGTTGCCATCGTATCGGGAGGCGACGCAGGCGTGTACGGCATGGCGAGCATCGTGCTCGAAGTGCTCGAGCATGACGGGGCCGATATCCCGGTTGAGATCGTCCCGGGCATCACGGCGGCAAACGCAGCAGCGTCCCGGCTTGGCTCGCCGCTCTCCGGGGACTTTGCGGTCATCAGCCTCTCGGACCTCTTAACGCCGCTTGAGGTGATCGAGGCCCGGCTCGATGCGGTCTTCACGCTCGGAATTCCGGTCGTGCTCTACAACCCGAAGAGCCGGGGCAGGCCGCACAACCTGGCGCTTGCAGTGAGCCTTGCACGAAAACACCTGAAGCCCGAGACGCCGGTCGGGATCGTGAGGAACGCACTTCGCGAGGACGAGGCGACCCGGGTGACAACGCTCGGCGAGATCGAGACAATCATGGATAAAATCGACATGCACACGGCGGTCATCATCGGCGGTGCGGAAAGCAGGATCTGGAGGAGGGGAGACGATGTCAAAGGAATCATCACGCCACGCGGGTACCACAAAAAATACGTATATTGA
- the cbiG gene encoding cobalt-precorrin 5A hydrolase, which produces MTGTVVITFPYSKDEAERIAEFLGADVLEYSAEIFDQVFSRKKRIVALMSMGIVVRKIAPLLDDKWTDPAVVVVSPDLRFAVPVLGGHHGANELAKELAGIGLVPVITTATESRGRDSVETIADRTGTDVLNRDSTREVNAAILTSDIPVHAVQGPAIVLAGPDVSVLVAKGTYSVGVGCRKGIRADEVALAVEEALAENGIEMGEVFVYATTTKKLGETGLVEGVGALSGNLIFLDDDTINAQAGTGPSRATRLGLLGVAEPCALATSRTKTLVMGKKVFGRVTVAIAR; this is translated from the coding sequence ATGACCGGGACTGTTGTGATCACATTCCCGTACTCGAAGGATGAAGCGGAGCGGATCGCAGAGTTCCTCGGTGCGGACGTGCTGGAATATTCCGCAGAAATTTTCGATCAGGTCTTCTCCCGGAAAAAGCGAATCGTTGCGCTGATGTCGATGGGGATCGTTGTCCGGAAGATCGCCCCGCTGCTGGACGACAAGTGGACGGACCCGGCTGTTGTTGTCGTGAGCCCGGACCTGAGGTTCGCGGTCCCCGTGCTCGGCGGGCATCACGGGGCCAACGAGCTCGCAAAGGAACTTGCCGGAATTGGCCTTGTCCCGGTCATCACCACGGCAACGGAGTCCCGGGGCCGCGATTCGGTGGAGACGATCGCGGACCGGACCGGGACAGATGTCCTGAACCGGGACTCGACCCGGGAAGTGAACGCCGCCATTCTCACAAGCGACATCCCCGTCCACGCGGTCCAGGGCCCGGCCATTGTCCTTGCCGGCCCGGATGTCTCGGTGCTTGTCGCGAAGGGGACGTACTCGGTCGGCGTCGGCTGCCGGAAAGGGATCCGGGCGGACGAAGTTGCCCTGGCTGTCGAAGAAGCTCTTGCCGAGAACGGGATTGAGATGGGCGAGGTCTTTGTGTACGCGACAACCACGAAAAAACTTGGCGAGACCGGCCTTGTCGAAGGCGTAGGAGCACTTTCCGGGAATTTAATATTCCTTGACGATGATACCATAAACGCACAGGCAGGCACCGGCCCGTCACGGGCAACCCGGCTCGGGCTCCTTGGCGTTGCCGAACCCTGCGCCCTTGCAACGTCAAGGACAAAGACTCTTGTCATGGGAAAGAAAGTATTCGGGAGAGTGACGGTTGCCATCGCACGCTGA